In Oryza brachyantha chromosome 2, ObraRS2, whole genome shotgun sequence, a single window of DNA contains:
- the LOC102701981 gene encoding basic blue protein-like: protein MARAGSVCVAVVVALALAVCCTEVLVAGATEWTVGDGNGWSFGVAGWENGKAFSAGDVLVFHYDPAMHNVVQVDQAGYDGCTAAAGDTTYASGNDKITLAAGKAFFICSFPGHCQNGMKIAVAAQ, encoded by the exons ATGGCACGGGCAGGAAGCGtctgcgtcgccgtcgtcgttgcgCTGGCGCTGGCCGTCTGCTGCACCGaggtcctcgtcgccggcgcgacgGAGTGGAccgtcggcgacggcaacggGTGGTccttcggcgtcgccggcTGGGAGAACGGCAAGGCCTTCTCGGCCGGCGATGTGCTCG TTTTCCACTACGACCCGGCGATGCACAACGTGGTGCAGGTGGACCAAGCCGGGTACGACggctgcaccgccgccgccggcgacacgACCTACGCCTCCGGCAACGACAAGatcaccctcgccgccggcaaggCCTTCTTCATCTGCAGCTTCCCGGGGCACTGTCAGAACGGCATGAAAATCGCCGTGGCAGCCCAGTAG
- the LOC102702258 gene encoding uncharacterized protein LOC102702258, whose product MVKLATARECRAYSLGGGGGRERAARGRWEYINAGAYVFAAVLLVGGFVGQLSTWTATSRSGLAAAALGLLVLLLVNAHDLLAHAAGVDYSLGLAAGADSQFALVELAVPAVHIAGTVLTLVALTFFEIQMTRGYRHNLEKHGLNLLVAGPALWLLGSVHNICQVYERANGHVQILQKCVQTPLLLGSTLFLIGGIVNWNGIHSQSSYSSELLGKSWGWFCLAGSLLFLAGGLLNLLKVFKMQQMDGRGLEKLRGGAQERLSREREGKVPLILEEGRGRNLAAPPLRAPASGQIPPPPAGSYKEAVVSGAPAS is encoded by the exons ATGGTGaagctggcgacggcgcgggagTGCCGGGCGTACAgcctgggcggcggcggcggccgggaacgggcggcgcgggggcggtgGGAGTACATCAACGCCGGGGCGTACGTCTTCGCGGCGGtgctcctcgtcggcggcttCGTGGGGCAGCTCTCCACGTGGACCGCCACCAGCCGGTCGggcctcgcggcggcggcgctcggcctCCTCGTCCTGCTGCTCGTCAACGCGCACGACCTCCTggcgcacgccgccggcgtcgactACAGCCTCGgcctggccgccggcgccgacagcCAGTTCGCGCTCGTTGAGCTCGCCGTCCCCGCCGTCCACATCGCCGGCACCGTGCTCACCTTGGTCGCGCTCACCTTCTTCGAGATTCAG ATGACTAGAGGGTACCGGCACAACCTAGAGAAGCATGGTTTGAACTTGCTCGTTGCCGGGCCGGCGCTGTGGTTACTCGGATCCGTACACAACATCTGCCAGGTCTACGAGCGAGCCAACGGGCACGTCCAGATCCTCCAGAAGTGTGTCCAAACGCCCTTACTTCTGGGGAGCACGCTGTTCTTGATCGGCGGCATCGTCAACTGGAATGGCATCCACAGCCAGTCATCCTACAGCTCAGAGCTACTG GGGAAGAGCTGGGGATGGTTCTGCCTCGCCGGGAGCCTCCTGTTCCTCGCCGGAGGGTTGCTGAACCTCCTCAAGGTGTTCAAGATGCAGCAGATGGACGGCCGGGGCCTGGAGAAGCTGCGCGGCGGAGCGCAGGAGCGGTTGagcagggagagggagggcaAGGTGCCCCTCATCCTTGAGGAGGGACGGGGGAGGAACCTggcagcgccgccgctgaGGGCTCCGGCGTCCGGCCAGataccgccgcctccggcagGGTCCTACAAAGAGGCCGTCGTGAGCGGCGCACCGGCGAGCTAG
- the LOC102702536 gene encoding protein THYLAKOID RHODANESE-LIKE, chloroplastic, whose amino-acid sequence MMAVTIVSSSAAPPPRARGTRRPATSHAPRVLRGGGRGLALAGALGLLANGAALAAPLSYEETLRLSTDSGGGGGGGEFALPDLGLGGLVDFVTQNPLVAAAGVAAVALPLVLAQVLGGASKPYGVVSAAAAYRTLLEEPGAQLVDIRPPGDARETGSPNLREAKKKAVAVPYDGEDKNGFLKKLSLRFKDPENTTLVILDKFDGNSELVAELVTANGYKAAFAVKDGAEGRRGWLSTDLPWATPTKGFSLSDLVGDGADGLPVTLGLAAATGLGILAYTEIETVLQFLGSAAIVQLVASKLIYAEDRKKTLKQIDEFFNKKVAPKELVDEIKEIGQALLPSSNTKSQPATAVAAPAAATATAAPPAAPAEAAPAAASATAAPPAAPADEASTEAAPAAPTSLSPYPNYPDLKPPSSPSPLAPAGAAKIESQAESTATESPAAVNSTPVSEAPPAAPRPLSPYPNYPDLKPPSSPSPSAP is encoded by the exons ATGATGGCCGTCACCATCGtatcctcctccgccgcgccgccaccgcgcgcgcgcggcaccCGGAGGCCAGCGACCAGCCACGCGCCTCGCGTCCTCCGCGGCGGGGGCCGCGGCCTCGCCCTCGCAGGCGCGCTCGGCCTCCTCGCGAAtggcgccgcgctcgccgcgccgcttTCCTACGAGGAGACGCTGCGGCTGTCGACggactccggcggcggcggtggagggggcGAGTTCGCGCTCCCGGACCTCGGCCTCGGCGGGTTGGTCGACTTCGTGACGCAGAACCCGCTcgtggccgcggcgggggTCGCCGCGGTGGCGCTGCCGCTGGTCCTCGCTCAGGTGCTGGGCGGCGCCTCCAAGCCGTACGGCGTCGtgtcggcggccgccgcgtaCCGGACGCTGCTCGAGGAGCCCGGCGCGCAGCTCGTCGACATCAGGCCGCCCGGCGACGCCCGGGAGACCGGCTCGCCGAACCTCCGGGAGGCGAAGAAGAAGGCGGTGGCCGTGCCGTACGACGGGGAGGACAAGAACGGCTTCCTCAAGAAGCTCTCGCTGAGGTTCAAGGACCCCGAGAACACCACATTGGTCATCCTTGACAA GTTTGATGGGAATTCCGAGCTTGTTGCTGAGCTTGTCACAGCCAATGGTTACAAAGCTGCTTTTGCGGTGAAGGATGGTGCAGAGGGACGTCGAGGATGGCTG AGCACTGATCTTCCCTGGGCAACTCCTACGAAGGGATTCAGCCTAAGTGATCTAGTTGGG GATGGCGCAGATGGTTTGCCTGTCACCCTTGGGCTAGCTGCAGCTACTGGTTTGGGAATACTCGCCTATACAGAG ATAGAGACTGTGCTGCAGTTTTTGGGTTCAGCTGCCATTGTCCAGCTAGTGGCAAGCAAACTCATATATGCTGAG GACCGAAAGAAAACCCTTAAACAGATCGATGAGTTCTTTAACAAAAAGGTTGCTCCAAAGGAGCTTGTTGATGAAATAAAG GAAATCGGTCAAGCTCTGCTGCCTTCTAGTAATACCAAGAGCCAACCAGCGACAGCAGTCGCTGCTCCAGCTGCTGCCACAGCTACTGCTGCACCACCGGCAGCACCAGCAGAAGCTGCTCCAGCTGCTGCCTCAGCTACTGCTGCACCACCGGCAGCACCGGCAGATGAAGCCAGCACAGAGGCAGCTCCTGCAGCACCAACATCTCTTTCACCATATCCAAAT TATCCGGATCTCAAACCACCATCCTCCCCTTCGCCGCTTGCACCAGCTGGGGCAGCTAAAATTGAATCACAGGCTGAGAGCACAGCAACCGAATCTCCAGCAGCAGTCAACTCAACACCAGTATCAGAAGCGCCTCCTGCAGCTCCTAGACCTCTTTCGCCTTATCCGAAT TATCCAGACCTCAAACCGCCATCATCGCCTTCACCATCAGCGCCATAG
- the LOC121053662 gene encoding transcription factor SPEECHLESS-like has translation MADGGLCELFSDDREVRHVADADLFRILETWEECISGAGGGGGGGAAAAAGGVDDQGAAGAGAGGARTAANGRRREGRDEEKGGGGGPPAQKRQKGSSSATSSLAAPPAAAWENEGGAAKMSHITVERNRRKQMNEHLAVLRSLMPCFYVKRGDQASIIGGVVDYIKELQQVLRSLEAKKNRKAYADQVLSPRPPPPPAAAAAALMMKSTPPISPRLAVPISPRTPTPGSPYKHPAAGGGGVRPPHPAAATSSSSAAYSMSPAMTPTSSSSTTTTHELSPQLPAPLPPFLPILDSLVTELAARGRAPFLGAPAIADGGVLVPGVKVEFAGPNLVLKTVSHRAPGQALKIIAALESLSLEILHVSISTVDDTTVLSFTIKIGIECELSAEELVQEIQQTFL, from the exons ATGGCGGACGGCGGCCTGTGCGAGCTCTTCTCCGACGACCGCGAAGTACGGCACGTCGCGGACGCCGACCTGTTCCGCATCCTCGAGACGTGGGAGGAGTGCATCAGtggagcaggcggcggcggcggcggcggcgctgctgctgctgccggagGTGTCGATGACCAGGgtgcggccggcgccggcgcaggtGGTGCAAGGACCGCCGCAAACGGCCGGCGGAGGGAGGGCCGTGACGAGgagaaaggcggcggcggcggtcctcCAGCTCAGAAGAGGCAAAAGGGGTCGTCGTCTGCGACGTCGTCtctggcggcgccgccggcggcggcatgggAGAACGAGGGTGGCGCGGCGAAGATGTCGCACATCACGGTGGAGCGCAACCGGAGGAAGCAGATGAACGAGCACCTCGCCGTGCTGCGCTCGCTCATGCCATGCTTCTACGTCAAGAGG GGAGACCAAGCGTCAATCATAGGAGGAGTGGTGGATTACATCAAGGAGCTGCAGCAAGTGCTGCGCTCGCTGGAGGCCAAGAAGAACAGGAAGGCCTACGCCGACCAGGTGCTCAGCccgcggcctccgccgccaccggcggcggcggcggccgcgctcATGATGAAGTCAACGCCTCCGATCAGCCCGCGGCTTGCCGTGCCGATAAGCCCCCGGACGCCGACGCCGGGCAGCCCGTACAAGCATCCagcagctggcggcggtggagtcCGCCCGCCGCACCCGGCCGCCGCGACGTCATCGTCCTCGGCGGCTTACAGCATGTCTCCGGCCATGACGCCCACTTCGTCCTCGTCTACGACGACGACACACGAGCTCTCGCCGCagctgccggcgccgctgccgccgttcctGCCCATCCTCGACAGCCTCGTCACCGAGCTCGCCGCCCGCGGCAGGGCGCCGTTCCTGGGCGCccccgccatcgccgacggcggcgtcctcGTCCCCGGCGTGAAGGTGGAGTTCGCCGGGCCGAACCTGGTGCTGAAGACGGTGTCGCACCGCGCGCCGGGCCAGGCGCTCAAGATCATCGCCGCCCTGGAGAGCCTCTCGCTCGAGATTCTCCACGTCAGCATCAGCACCGTCGACGACACCACCGTCCTCTCCTTCACCATCAAG ATTGGGATCGAATGCGAGCTGAGCGCAGAGGAGCTGGTGCAAGAAATTCAGCAAACCTTCTTGTGA